In Natrinema amylolyticum, the following are encoded in one genomic region:
- a CDS encoding dolichyl-phosphate hexose transferase, which produces MSSGERTETAERSDELDEQYTFDDVSVVMGTYNEEEAIGKVLSDIEDVTDGKAEVVCVDGSSDGTPEIAREHGATVIEQEPQGYGVAVRAAILAPDRPIVVTTDCDDTYPMEQLPEFLALINRGHDVVSGDRLYHGADAMPGFNRFGNQVFAAIASLLMGTRVHDTTTGMRAYRRDVVESIEWTENTGLSAELLIRPLLRDYDVREHPIEYRERAGQTKLDPLKGGLEIARSIVKVSLEERLRELPHRPSQ; this is translated from the coding sequence ATGAGTAGCGGAGAACGAACCGAGACGGCGGAGAGAAGCGATGAGCTCGACGAACAGTACACCTTCGACGACGTCAGCGTCGTCATGGGGACCTACAACGAGGAGGAAGCGATCGGGAAAGTGCTCTCGGATATCGAGGACGTCACCGACGGGAAGGCGGAGGTCGTCTGCGTCGACGGCTCCTCGGACGGGACCCCTGAAATCGCCCGCGAACACGGTGCGACGGTCATCGAACAGGAACCGCAGGGGTACGGCGTCGCCGTCCGCGCGGCGATCTTAGCGCCCGATCGGCCGATCGTCGTCACGACCGACTGCGACGACACCTACCCGATGGAGCAACTGCCCGAGTTCCTCGCCCTGATCAACCGCGGTCACGACGTCGTCAGCGGCGATCGGCTCTACCACGGTGCCGACGCGATGCCCGGGTTCAATCGCTTCGGCAATCAGGTCTTCGCGGCGATCGCGAGCCTGCTGATGGGCACTCGCGTCCACGACACGACCACCGGAATGCGAGCCTACCGGCGCGACGTCGTCGAATCGATCGAGTGGACCGAGAACACCGGCCTCTCGGCCGAACTCCTGATCCGCCCGCTGCTTCGGGACTACGACGTTCGGGAACACCCCATCGAGTACCGCGAGCGGGCCGGCCAGACGAAACTCGATCCGCTGAAAGGCGGTCTCGAAATCGCGCGCTCGATCGTCAAGGTCTCGCTCGAGGAGCGGCTCCGAGAGCTGCCACACCGGCCGTCGCAGTAG
- a CDS encoding pentapeptide repeat-containing protein has product MTQRRCGYVTNSSGVNDAGAVCCWRTAWEDTDWCIWHTETVVPTAAYERERAEPSKRLDGANFRGASLSGASFLAGQSLVGADFTDAVLDGADLSQADLRRATFRDVDAHGTSFRDANLHDAVFVFADLRGADFRGSKLYRAGLTDVRINLETSFGERTAYEDGIERASTEQFAERADSAQWVYRELERLYDENAFPERVHTYYLREMDFRRRQAWRVRNYLQAFKLAGSRWIMLYGTSPWRVVATSLLLILVCAGLYPLTGGIQEVGADSAVTYRIEDPTDASSRALVRAFLTSLYFSVITFATLGYGDIQPVGGAARTIAGVETLLGSLLMALLVFVLTRSVHY; this is encoded by the coding sequence ATGACCCAACGACGTTGCGGTTACGTCACGAACAGTAGCGGAGTGAACGACGCCGGCGCGGTCTGTTGTTGGCGAACCGCGTGGGAGGATACCGATTGGTGCATCTGGCACACGGAAACCGTCGTTCCGACGGCGGCGTACGAACGGGAGCGGGCGGAGCCGAGCAAGCGGCTTGACGGGGCGAACTTTCGAGGAGCGTCGCTGAGCGGAGCGTCGTTTCTCGCCGGCCAGTCCCTCGTCGGAGCGGACTTCACGGACGCCGTCCTCGACGGCGCCGATCTCTCGCAGGCGGACCTCCGCCGAGCGACGTTTCGGGACGTCGATGCGCACGGAACGTCGTTCCGGGACGCGAACCTTCACGACGCGGTGTTCGTCTTCGCCGACCTCCGCGGCGCGGACTTCCGGGGGTCGAAACTCTATCGCGCGGGGCTGACCGACGTTCGGATCAACCTCGAGACGTCGTTCGGCGAGCGGACGGCGTACGAGGACGGGATCGAACGGGCGTCGACCGAGCAGTTCGCGGAACGAGCCGACTCCGCACAGTGGGTCTACCGCGAACTGGAGCGACTCTACGACGAGAACGCGTTCCCCGAGCGGGTTCACACCTACTACCTGCGCGAGATGGACTTCCGCCGACGACAGGCCTGGCGGGTCCGAAACTATCTCCAGGCGTTCAAGCTCGCCGGCTCACGCTGGATCATGCTGTACGGGACGAGCCCGTGGCGGGTCGTAGCGACGTCGCTGCTCCTGATCCTCGTCTGCGCAGGACTCTATCCGCTGACCGGTGGCATTCAGGAGGTCGGGGCCGACAGTGCGGTCACGTACCGGATCGAAGACCCGACCGATGCATCCAGCCGCGCCCTCGTTCGGGCGTTCCTCACGAGCCTCTACTTCAGCGTCATCACCTTCGCGACGCTCGGATACGGTGACATCCAGCCGGTCGGCGGGGCGGCGCGGACTATCGCCGGCGTCGAGACCCTGCTGGGATCGCTCCTGATGGCGCTGCTGGTGTTCGTCCTGACGAGAAGCGTCCATTACTAG
- a CDS encoding ArnT family glycosyltransferase, protein MRDPIRQVRSGDALGERPRRAHLAAFAVVCLAGLTVAILAIELFPHHSSNDDEGVYLLQAAMLLEGQLTLRAGELADAFRPWFFVQDGGRLYSKYSPVIPAMYAVSMALFGEPRVTLVAVAVGNAALVYALGSMVFDRWVGVVAAAVFAAAPMTLLTSSVFLPYAPTTLLNLLFAVWYLRGVRRGRLRDAVAAGTAIGLAFFARPYTAVLFAAPFICHAGRSVLHSVRDRWWKQGLRPLPGPVRRNAATAAVGLAFVGLTLAYNARVTGSPLTFPYAAFAPLDGPGFGHRELLDHSLEYTPAVALEANGAALWYFATRWFTAGLLGTVAALGGLAVALWRWLPVPGADGADDWESDRTAGLLLAGLFVSVTLGNFAFWGNYNVHAGMADPTTGLLSKFGPFYHFDLLVPLSIFAGFGVVAAVRRCRDAAVRRRIATVASPRAARAVVLAVLLASLLVAGAANAALLSEPVERNAVHTERFESAYEPFEERDLENALVFLPAPYGQWQNHPFQALRNDGGLDGEVVYALEGSPERDFAVLDAYPNRSHYRYSYQGEWTATPDDEIVAQIEPLSVRSGERLEGATTVGIADRIDRVRVRLENDGEVADYTVADPGSELSVGWALERDAANGSDAGANATDARGSVRLNRSPNEAVSFDGADEIVLTITQVQPEGATYTYRQEVTVRATEDGVQAIWPPERAGCRLVTDCGTEGTYLPDRPETHSRWETFETRLEERDSAS, encoded by the coding sequence ATCCGTGATCCGATTCGGCAGGTTCGATCGGGAGACGCCCTCGGCGAGCGACCGCGCCGCGCTCACCTCGCAGCGTTCGCCGTCGTCTGTCTCGCCGGCCTCACAGTCGCGATCCTCGCGATTGAGCTCTTCCCCCATCACTCGAGCAACGACGACGAGGGGGTCTACCTCCTGCAGGCAGCCATGCTGCTCGAGGGACAGCTCACGCTCCGGGCCGGCGAGCTCGCCGACGCGTTCCGGCCGTGGTTCTTCGTGCAGGACGGCGGCCGGCTCTACTCGAAGTACTCGCCGGTCATCCCCGCGATGTACGCCGTCTCGATGGCGCTGTTCGGCGAGCCGCGGGTGACGCTCGTCGCCGTCGCGGTGGGCAACGCCGCGCTGGTCTACGCCCTCGGATCGATGGTGTTCGACCGATGGGTCGGCGTCGTCGCCGCGGCCGTCTTCGCCGCCGCTCCCATGACGTTACTGACGTCGTCGGTGTTCCTCCCGTACGCGCCGACGACGCTGTTGAACCTCCTCTTCGCGGTGTGGTACCTCCGCGGCGTCCGCAGGGGGCGGCTCCGCGACGCCGTCGCGGCCGGCACGGCGATCGGACTGGCCTTCTTCGCGCGGCCGTACACGGCCGTCCTGTTCGCCGCGCCGTTCATCTGTCACGCGGGCCGGTCGGTGCTGCACTCGGTTCGGGACCGGTGGTGGAAACAGGGACTTCGACCCCTTCCGGGCCCCGTTCGACGGAACGCCGCCACCGCCGCGGTCGGACTCGCCTTCGTCGGGCTGACGCTCGCGTACAACGCTCGCGTCACGGGTTCCCCGCTCACCTTCCCGTACGCCGCGTTCGCCCCCCTCGACGGACCCGGGTTCGGCCACCGCGAACTCCTCGATCACTCGCTGGAGTACACGCCGGCCGTCGCCCTCGAGGCGAACGGGGCCGCGCTCTGGTACTTCGCCACGCGCTGGTTCACGGCGGGCCTCCTCGGAACGGTCGCCGCGCTGGGCGGACTGGCCGTCGCGCTGTGGCGGTGGCTCCCCGTCCCCGGAGCCGACGGAGCGGACGACTGGGAGAGCGACCGAACCGCGGGCCTGCTGCTGGCCGGACTCTTCGTCTCCGTCACGCTCGGGAACTTCGCGTTCTGGGGCAACTACAACGTCCACGCGGGGATGGCCGACCCGACCACCGGGCTCCTCTCGAAGTTCGGGCCGTTCTATCACTTCGACCTGCTCGTCCCCCTCTCGATCTTCGCCGGGTTCGGCGTCGTCGCCGCCGTTCGACGGTGTCGCGACGCCGCAGTCCGACGCCGGATCGCGACCGTCGCTTCGCCGCGGGCGGCTCGAGCCGTCGTCCTCGCAGTCCTGCTCGCGAGCCTCCTCGTCGCCGGCGCGGCGAACGCCGCTCTCCTCTCGGAGCCGGTCGAGCGCAACGCCGTCCACACGGAGCGCTTCGAGTCCGCCTACGAACCGTTCGAAGAGCGCGACCTCGAGAACGCGCTGGTCTTCCTGCCGGCTCCCTACGGCCAGTGGCAGAACCACCCGTTCCAGGCGCTCCGGAACGACGGCGGCCTCGACGGAGAGGTCGTCTACGCGCTCGAAGGGTCCCCGGAACGCGATTTCGCCGTCCTCGACGCCTATCCGAACCGGAGCCACTACCGGTACAGCTATCAAGGCGAGTGGACGGCCACACCCGACGACGAGATCGTCGCCCAGATCGAACCGCTCTCGGTCCGATCCGGCGAGCGACTCGAGGGGGCCACCACGGTCGGGATCGCCGATCGGATCGATCGGGTGCGGGTCCGCCTCGAGAACGACGGCGAGGTCGCCGACTACACCGTCGCCGACCCCGGCAGCGAACTGTCGGTCGGGTGGGCCCTCGAGCGCGACGCGGCGAACGGAAGCGACGCAGGGGCGAACGCTACCGACGCCCGCGGCAGCGTTCGCCTAAACCGATCGCCGAACGAGGCCGTGTCGTTCGACGGGGCCGACGAGATCGTGCTGACGATCACGCAGGTCCAGCCGGAGGGCGCGACGTACACCTACCGACAGGAGGTGACCGTCCGCGCGACCGAGGACGGCGTCCAAGCGATCTGGCCGCCCGAGCGGGCGGGCTGCCGGCTCGTCACCGACTGCGGCACCGAGGGGACCTACCTCCCTGACCGGCCGGAGACACACAGCCGGTGGGAGACGTTCGAGACGCGACTCGAGGAGCGAGACTCGGCGTCGTAG
- a CDS encoding extracellular solute-binding protein: protein MTEQRDFTGRRTFLAGSAGLGMAGLAGCTGLIGNQEEEEENVFSQIGSGRAGRGQPGGTPMAELPDLEGELHIYSGRNEFLVGTLISSLEDQYDGFEVDGPRYADSSYLANQIAEEGAGTDADVFFTVDSAALGEVASEGLSKSLSDDVLEMVPGEFRTDEWVGTSGRVRTIPYNSEAFSESDMPTSIDAYTDFEGDLGWAPSYGSCQSFVTAMRLLEGEETTREWLQAVVDNGITAYSDEMAVCQAVADGEIDAGFTNHYYIQRVLEGSPDAPIETVFTEGDAGATFDVAGATVIESTDNAELAENFVRHLLSAEVQEFFAVETFEYPLIEEGEPVGELPPTNELNVPDLDPSELSDLQPTLDLMRSVDGISI, encoded by the coding sequence ATGACGGAGCAACGCGATTTCACGGGCCGGCGGACGTTTCTCGCCGGGTCGGCCGGGCTCGGTATGGCCGGCCTGGCCGGTTGCACAGGGTTGATCGGGAACCAAGAGGAAGAGGAGGAGAACGTCTTCAGCCAGATCGGTTCGGGGCGTGCAGGCCGCGGCCAGCCCGGCGGGACGCCGATGGCGGAGCTGCCCGACCTCGAGGGCGAGCTCCACATCTACTCCGGACGAAACGAGTTCCTCGTCGGGACGCTTATCAGCAGCCTCGAGGACCAGTACGACGGGTTCGAGGTCGACGGCCCCCGATACGCCGACTCCTCGTACCTCGCGAACCAGATCGCCGAGGAGGGTGCGGGCACCGACGCGGACGTCTTCTTCACGGTCGACTCGGCCGCGCTCGGCGAGGTCGCAAGCGAGGGGCTGTCGAAGAGCCTCTCGGACGACGTGCTGGAGATGGTCCCCGGAGAGTTCCGGACCGACGAGTGGGTCGGGACCTCCGGCCGCGTCCGGACGATTCCCTACAACTCGGAGGCGTTCTCCGAGAGCGACATGCCCACGAGCATCGACGCCTACACCGACTTCGAGGGCGACCTCGGCTGGGCCCCGTCCTACGGCTCCTGCCAGTCGTTCGTCACCGCGATGCGTCTGCTCGAGGGCGAGGAGACGACTCGCGAGTGGCTTCAAGCCGTCGTCGACAACGGTATCACCGCGTACAGCGACGAGATGGCGGTCTGTCAGGCCGTCGCGGACGGCGAAATCGACGCCGGATTCACGAACCACTACTACATCCAGCGGGTCCTCGAGGGGTCCCCGGACGCGCCGATCGAGACGGTGTTCACCGAGGGCGACGCGGGCGCGACGTTCGACGTCGCGGGCGCGACCGTCATCGAGAGTACGGACAACGCCGAGCTGGCGGAGAACTTCGTCCGCCACCTGCTCTCGGCGGAGGTCCAGGAGTTCTTCGCGGTGGAGACGTTCGAATACCCGCTGATCGAGGAGGGCGAACCCGTCGGCGAACTGCCGCCGACCAACGAACTGAACGTCCCCGATCTCGACCCGTCCGAACTGTCCGACCTCCAGCCGACGCTGGACCTGATGCGCAGCGTCGACGGTATCAGCATCTAA